The DNA segment AACCTACAAGTTCAAGGTTTCTTTAATGTGCAAACTGAAAAACTGACAGTTGAAGAATGTTGTAATAAATGCAAAGATCAAACCAACATGTACACAATTGGAAAGTCCATTAAATCACCACTGGTTCaatttaatttccaacatgtcagCATAGCACGAGGATCTATATGATATAATAAGTCAATTTGTACTTAATGGTATAGATGTAAATTTACATTAGAGTTCCACACTAAAATCATCAGGGAAAATACTTCAAAAGTTTAATCTCTCTATAATTTGGATGGTTATTGTGAACATTTTTCTTATCTGGGTTctttatcatgtatgctatgagaAACAATTTATAATCCAGAACTATTACTCGCAGATAACAATCTCAAACTACATGGAGAAAAGAATTGCCAACCACTTGCACAAACTTGGGATTATCATAGACAAAGAAAGCATAGATATAGGTAGAGAAGGTAGAACAAAGATTAGAAAGTACTTGAATTGCTTAATTGCATCACCGAAAGCTGATCCCCATAGTACTATATATTTATCTGGCATAGCCAACTGATTATGCAACTTAGATACTAACATGATGTCCAAGAGGCTTACAATTGCAAGGCCAATATGAGCATACCTGTCATGTTATTCACAAGTACAGTTAGGTGCAGGAATAAGAATCTTAGAAACATTAAGTTAAAAAGTATCACTGCATAGTATTACTTGGGAAACTGCCATTGGTTAACAACTGCAAAGTTATATAGATGTAATAAACAAATGTTGTATGACACTGTGACTCCTCGAAGAGCATACCTTTTACAAAAGGACAGGACTAAATTTGTTATTTTTCAGAAACATCATTtggaggggggagagagagagagagagagagagagagagagagagagagaatgacatAAAGGAATAAATGAGTTAATGTTTGCAAGGTACCAAATTAAGCAATTGTAATTTTTAAAAGCACATGAGAAACTTTCGTTTGTCTTCAcgcttataaaaaaaataatgaatgaTAAGCTAAAAGATTCTGCATTAAAAATGGCAAATATACTTGTCTCCTATATGcttagttatttttaattaattcatTTGCCCTTACCAAAGATTGTCTTTTTgaactaaaacaaaaaaaattctcaacCAGCTACTGCAACTGCTTGAAATGCTAGAGCAGGGACTATATGGAACTAAAATAAGAAAAGGCTTCTTAATGGTCAATTCCGCTGCTAGGTTCACAGCTCGGAACTCAGAAATTAGTTAGTATAAAATAACCATGCAACTCCAATGCCACATGACCTAGGTGAGCTCTATTCCTTGGTGCTTAAAATCATAATGGTCTGCAATAACTACAATGCCATAAGAAAAATCATGGCATCGTTTTGATATTAGTCTTCATATCAATGATTTCAGTTTCAGCTAAAAGTTGAGGATCAGGCATTTTGCCCTATATTGCTGGAACAGAAACATGTTACTCTCATATATAGACATTACACTCCTTTTATACTTactttttcaaaagaaaatagtTGCTTTCCAAAAAGGAGTACTGAAACTAATGATGGCAACAGCAATCTTATCATATTCTAACATATGCTGCCATTTAAAACCATCCTTGAGAGCCAAGGATTTAGACAAACATGGCCAGATCTCATCAAATATCACGGTCCACCACATTCACCTCACTGAGATGCATAACTGGTCCACCAAAAAACAAGAAAGGAGGTAATGCCATTTTCTTACTATTTTTTCCCTTTATATTTCTCTCTATTCTCAATTTCTCCCTTTCCCTCATACAGTACCATGAGCAAGCTAGGCCGTGCCAAGCATAGGCATAGCTTGGTATATTGGCGCATATTAATATACCCCATGCCAATAGGAAGATAAAGTTAAAACCTTGgtttaaatcaatatttaaaaatgaaaattatactataagggatagTCCAATAGACAAGTTTTCCACCAACATAGGGACTCAATATTAAATTGTATAAAATTTGAATTATACTATATGTCACAATTCTccataagatatatttttttgacAGTTACTAATACCCGACCCCAAATACTTAGAACAGAACAACATTTTGTTGATGTTGTACTAAATAATAATTGCATATCTTCTCCATCTAAGTGAACTTTCACTGTCTTTATTGATATATTGACCAACAAATGAAAGTATAACACATAGATCTTTATATTCCACAAAAAATAATCAAGAGGACTAATATGCCAACAGAACTAGAAAAGGAGCAGGCTCGAAGACAGTTATATGCCATCCTTACTCTGATTCGAAGATCAACATGTTGTTTCTAAGCACTAAAAAGTGATTTAACATGGACTTGAATGTTCTCCCATCACATTAATCTGTTACATTATttctttgaatatcttttataaaAATGGAAGCATGCAAACAATCTTGAAAAATTGTCCAACATAAAAAGCTACATGATAGTAATTATAAACATGAGATTTAGAAAGTAGGAAGCCATGAGTAATTTTTCTTTGACTTACATGAGGACGTGTCTTAGCTTCTTACGCTTTAAATATCGATTATATAAATATGTACCAAGCATAAGTCCAGACCACCCAATCACACGTGCAGTCCCAAGAAAAGATGCTTCCAAGTTCAAAACCTCAGTCTGGTAATAGAACATCACCGTTGAGAGGTTTGGAACTGCAACATTTGAGAGGAAAAACCATGCCATCGGTCTGGCATTCCCAATAGTCAAAAATACAATATCAATAATTGCATCTATTTAGGAAGTTTGATATATAAAGGGAACAAATAAAATACtttaaagaacataaaattctttGGTTACCTTAGGATGATAGGCTGCTTGAAGGCCTTGGCCAAACTAACGATAGTTGACCTCAGAGATATGTCGTATCTTGCAACTAGTGGACCGGGCTGCTTTTCAGAAATCTCAGATTTCAAATTCAGTTTCCTTTTGTGATATTTATGATTATTCTTCCTCCTTCTGGAAGAATCAGATGTCCTGGTGGGGGTATCTTTTCTTTTATAATCTCTAGTGCCttctttgaattccaaattttcctCATTCTTATAATGTTGCAAGCTTTCGAGTTGTAAAGGAGTCTCCTTGACTAAAGCACACGACAGAAGCTGAATtgctggaagaacagagaaaagtAAAAATATTGTGTCTATTGTGAGATGGGACAATGTGTACCCTCCTAACATGCTCCCAAATATTCCTCCCAAGGCCATAGCAGACCATGACAAAGATTGGAGATCACCAGCAAATTCTGCACTGTGAAAAATGGAGTCCAGTATCAGCTTTTAATGAAAGTCTAAGATCAGAAACAACAAAGCCATGTAAATTCTACATACAGTTCAGACCGAACTGCCTCTGCAATCATTGCATCAACAACAACATCCGCCATGGCAGATCCCAAATTTTGTAATGTCAAGAAAGCAGTAAGGGAATCACGTGAACTCCTTAGAGAATTTGCTAGACCAAGGATGAGCCAcggaaaaagagaaagaatagtGGATATAACCAAGTATGGGAGTCTCCTCCTCCCGCTAATAGGGATGCAATCTGACAGAATTCTGCACGAACAAGAAGTCAACCATGTAAAAAACAGGTAAACATAGAACAGGGTGATCGATAGCAATTTCACATCAAATTTAGAATATCTCGAATAAAAAGAAAGATGATCCCAAGTAATCAACAATTTTTTTCTGTCGTTTCTCGCACAGAGCCCATTGTGAATGTTAAGAACATACCACAATGAGGCCTCCATAGGATGGCGATACAGTTCTGTCCAAGAAACCAGCATTTTGTTCTTCGAAAATCATACTTGCATAGCATTTCATCGCCATGTAATATACACAATTTATTGTATCATATAGTTCACAGAACTAAACATGCCGGGCATATTTATCATTTCATCCAAATTGTCTCCTTAGAAATGTTACCATTTATAACTTTTTCTTTGGGTAACAGACATGCATTTAAATAAATTCACAACAAATCTATTTAATATACGATTGGTAAAAAGTTAAACTAATACATCTGCCATGCATTTCATCAACAGTTTCATGTTTTTTAAATGTTAACATTTGAAACAAGTGTAGTGTGCCACAGGAAACCTTAAAGTTTTTGCATGTGCAGCTATGAGAAGTTACTGAAACATTAAAAATATCTCAATGTTTCTGATCGACTTAAatctgagataaaaaaaaaacaaaaggaataAATGCTAGCATCCTCATGCCAGATGAAATATGGATCAACATCATAAGAGTTGCCAATACAACACATTTACATAACGAGGCCCGTGATGGACATGTTATTGGATCAAGTGATACTTTAATTTGATGTCTTACTGCCCTTTAAAATTAACATGGCACCATGCTCGTCTTTTATGTAACAGATTCTCAATTTGAAGATTGACGATCGCTAAATGATTTAATACCCGTAAATTGGTTTGATGCTCCACGGAGAGTGTGCAACAGAGACCACGAACTGTGATGCCGATGGTGATAGCTTCAGTATGTCTTTCATCTGGTACGAAACTGCTGTCCATACGAACGATCTGAAACCCTGTAATACGATCATCAAATTAGACGTTAGAGTTAGACGAAAGCACTTAAAGATCACAGACCTCAGAACCCTAAGACCAAGAAAacgggagagaaagagagagagaagggaaccTGGGTGAAGTAGACCAGCGTCACGAGCCAGAGGAAGGGAGCCCCGAAGGAGGCTCGCATCCGCGTCGCCCAACCGATCCGCATCTCGGCCGCCCACCTCAACCACCGTCCGCGCGCACTTCGACCAACGCGGCCCTGTCGCCGGCGGTGAATCGAATGAAATAGCAACGAAAGGGCGCGGGCGCGAGGGACGAGAAGATTCGCTCCGGAGATTTGattccccttcttctcctcaagAGTTTCGAGTCGGAACCGTTGAACGTTTCTTGTACGCGTTACCTAAGACCTCAGAAGCCAAATTGCAGATACATCCCTCTCAAACTTTTCTTTCGGTATCTACTCCTACAAATTTTAGTCAGTAAGTCC comes from the Musa acuminata AAA Group cultivar baxijiao chromosome BXJ2-8, Cavendish_Baxijiao_AAA, whole genome shotgun sequence genome and includes:
- the LOC103995037 gene encoding probable folate-biopterin transporter 4 isoform X1, with amino-acid sequence MRIGWATRMRASFGAPFLWLVTLVYFTQGFRSFVWTAVSYQMKDILKLSPSASQFVVSVAHSPWSIKPIYGILSDCIPISGRRRLPYLVISTILSLFPWLILGLANSLRSSRDSLTAFLTLQNLGSAMADVVVDAMIAEAVRSELAEFAGDLQSLSWSAMALGGIFGSMLGGYTLSHLTIDTIFLLFSVLPAIQLLSCALVKETPLQLESLQHYKNEENLEFKEGTRDYKRKDTPTRTSDSSRRRKNNHKYHKRKLNLKSEISEKQPGPLVARYDISLRSTIVSLAKAFKQPIILRPMAWFFLSNVAVPNLSTVMFYYQTEVLNLEASFLGTARVIGWSGLMLGTYLYNRYLKRKKLRHVLMYAHIGLAIVSLLDIMLVSKLHNQLAMPDKYIVLWGSAFGDAIKQFKLMPFLIISGQLCPPGIEGTLFALFMSINNLGATLGSFLGAALASLLNISSESFDNLIFGVAVQLLATLLPITFLFLIPKEATGLTS
- the LOC103995037 gene encoding probable folate-biopterin transporter 4 isoform X2 — encoded protein: MRIGWATRMRASFGAPFLWLVTLVYFTQGFRSFVWTAVSYQMKDILKLSPSASQFVVSVAHSPWSIKPIYGILSDCIPISGRRRLPYLVISTILSLFPWLILGLANSLRSSRDSLTAFLTLQNLGSAMADVVVDAMIAEAVRSELAEFAGDLQSLSWSAMALGGIFGSMLGGYTLSHLTIDTIFLLFSVLPAIQLLSCALVKETPLQLESLQHYKNEENLEFKEGTRDYKRKDTPTRTSDSSRRRKNNHKYHKRKLNLKSEISEKQPGPLVARYDISLRSTIVSLAKAFKQPIILRYAHIGLAIVSLLDIMLVSKLHNQLAMPDKYIVLWGSAFGDAIKQFKLMPFLIISGQLCPPGIEGTLFALFMSINNLGATLGSFLGAALASLLNISSESFDNLIFGVAVQLLATLLPITFLFLIPKEATGLTS